A window of Apium graveolens cultivar Ventura chromosome 8, ASM990537v1, whole genome shotgun sequence contains these coding sequences:
- the LOC141677658 gene encoding disease resistance protein RPV1-like yields MLKLKSLESSAQNYSYDVFLSFSGEDTRKTFTDHLYTALIHEGLITFRDDEEIERGESIKSELENGIRQSRSWIIVFSKKYAFSSWCLDELVLILDCRNKSERLVLPIFYNVDPSDVRKQSGCISEALYYHEEKFKREVDETKRKNLMDKIKRWRIALTELADLAGMPLQNVANGYESKLIEKIVNVVKDKVTCYTLSVTQHPVGIGPSVQDISLWLRNGSNDVEVFALYGVGGLGKTTIAKYVYNMNFQLFEGGSFLENIREYSERPDGLVCLQRQLLSDISKGKAPTIKSALLHRKLLIVLDDVDQVEQLDAIFGMREWFHQGSKIIITTRNVHLLEAYEHCTRYAIETLNSDDSLELFSWHAFRDSRPPECYMEHSKRIIKQCEGLPLALKVLGASLRGKNVDVWRSAIGKLEIIPHSKIQKILRVSYDSLQDDLDRNLFLEIACFFSGEAKSFVVRVLDECGYYTLIGIENLIDRCLLTIDKYENLRMHYLVQSMGREIIRQQSPRDPGQRSRLWYWKDSLEVLEDETGTRAIEGLAMEMSTINACRAEVRTKAFSPMQKLRLLKLNNVQLSGGYKDFPRNLKWLCDFKTENEFPTIVGFITVLLHYEIEFGKLQST; encoded by the exons ATGCTGAAACTGAAGTCTTTAGAATCATCTGCTCAAAATTATAGTTATGATGTGTTTTTGAGTTTTAGCGGTGAAGATACCCGCAAAACTTTTACGGATCACTTGTATACTGCATTGATACATGAAGGACTAATCACTTTTCGAGATGATGAGGAGATTGAGAGAGGAGAGAGtattaaatctgaactggaaaatgGTATCCGACAGtcaagaagttggatcattgtttTCTCTAAGAAGTATGCTTTTTCGAGCTGGTGCCTTGATGAGCTTGTGCTGATTCTTGACTGTAGGAACAAGTCGGAACGTCTTGTTTTACCTATTTTCTACAATGTTGACCCATCAGATGTCCGTAAGCAATCTGGTTGTATATCTGAAGCATTGTATTACCATGAAGAGAAATTCAAGAGGGAAGTGGACGAGACAAAAAGGAAGAATTTGATGGACAAAATAAAGCGATGGAGGATTGCTCTTACTGAGCTTGCCGATTTGGCAGGCATGCCTTTGCAGAATGTGGCAAATGG GTACGAATCAAAACTCATCGAGAAAATAGTTAACGTGGTTAAGGATAAAGTGACATGTTACACTTTAAGCGTGACACAGCATCCTGTTGGAATTGGTCCTTCAGTGCAGGACATCAGTTTATGGTTAAGAAATGGTTCCAACGATGTGGAAGTGTTTGCACTCTATGGTGTCGGGGGACTTGGAAAGACAACCATTGCCAAATACGTCTACAACATGAACTTCCAGCTATTTGAAGGCGGCAGTTTTTTAGAAAATATAAGAGAATATTCTGAACGTCCTGATGGCTTAGTGTGTCTACAAAGACAACTTCTTTCTGATATATCCAAGGGAAAGGCACCAACGATAAAAAGTGCCCTTCTTCATAGGAAACTTCTCATAGTCTTGGATGACGTCGATCAGGTTGAACAATTAGATGCAATTTTTGGGATGCGAGAGTGGTTTCACCAGGGAAGCAAAATTATCATAACCACTCGGAATGTGCATTTGCTGGAAGCTTATGAACATTGTACAAGATATGCTATCGAAACACTGAATTCTGATGATTCGTTGGAGTTGTTCAGCTGGCATGCATTCCGAGACAGTCGCCCCCCAGAATGTTACATGGAGCACTCAAAGAGGATTATAAAGCAATGTGAAGGTCTTCCTTTAGCCCTTAAGGTTCTAGGTGCATCTCTACGTGGCAAGAATGTAGATGTTTGGAGGAGTGCGATAGGGAAATTGGAAATCATTCCTCACTCCAAAATCCAGAAGATATTGCGAGTAAGTTACGACTCTTTGCAAGATGATCTCGACAGAAATTTATTTCTGGAGATTGCATGCTTCTTTAGTGGAGAGGCCAAGTCTTTTGTGGTCAGAGTACTGGATGAATGCGGTTATTACACATTGATTGGAATTGAAAATCTTATTGACAGATGTTTGTTGACTATTGATAAATATGAAAACCTGAGAATGCATTATTTAGTTCAGAGCATGGGTAGAGAAATTATACGTCAGCAATCACCTAGAGATCCAGGGCAAAGGAGTAGACTGTGGTATTGGAAAGACTCCCTTGAAGTGTTAGAAGATGAAACA GGCACCAGAGCAATTGAAGGTCTAGCAATGGAGATGAGCACAATTAATGCATGTCGGGCGGAGGTGAGAACAAAAGCTTTTTCCCCGATGCAGAAGTTAAGACTACTTAAACTGAATAATGTACAACTTAGTGGAGGTTACAAGGACTTCCCTAGAAATTTGAAATGGTTATGTGATTTCAAAACCGAAAATGAGTTCCCCACTATCGTTGGCTTCATTACCGTGCTACTCCATTACGAGATTGAGTTTGGTAAATTGCAATCTACATGA
- the LOC141680915 gene encoding TMV resistance protein N-like, with protein sequence MENVFQNVDVWRSAIGKLEIIPHSKIQKILRVSYDSLQDDLDRDLFLEIACFFSGEAKSFVVRVLDECGYNTMIGIENLIDRCMLTIDECENLRMHHLVQSMGREIIRQQSPRDPGQRSRLWYWKDSLEVLEDETGTRAIEGLAMEMSTINACRAEVRTKAFSPMQKLRLLKLNNVQLSGGYKDFPRNLKWLCWHRCPLRSLPNDFPSSSLVAIDMQNSKLQILGEGNKGFGSLKSLNLSHCHGIVRTPDFANFFALEELILEHCANLIEIDESIGVAEGLALINLKDCNLLKKLPESLCMLKLLETLNISGCSSLGMLPADMRNMESLIVFHADGLDFSSSNYKTQKNESWREYIWDLVSKQKISSQLSLNSIPCNSITRLSLVNCNLQDSSFPKEFRVSSSLKYLNLSNNPIRFLPDCFKGLKEVKSLHLYSCNQLQTLEDLKN encoded by the exons ATGGAAAACGTATTTCAG AATGTAGATGTTTGGAGGAGTGCGATAGGGAAATTGGAAATCATTCCTCACTCCAAAATCCAGAAGATATTGCGAGTAAGTTACGACTCTTTGCAAGATGATCTCGACAGAGATCTATTTCTGGAGATTGCATGCTTCTTTAGTGGAGAGGCCAAGTCTTTTGTGGTCAGAGTACTGGATGAATGCGGTTATAACACAATGATTGGAATTGAAAATCTTATTGACAGATGTATGTTGACAATTGATGAATGTGAAAACCTGAGAATGCATCATCTAGTTCAGAGCATGGGTAGAGAAATTATACGTCAGCAATCACCTAGAGATCCAGGGCAAAGGAGTAGACTGTGGTATTGGAAAGACTCCCTTGAAGTGTTAGAAGATGAAACA GGCACCAGAGCAATTGAAGGTCTAGCAATGGAGATGAGCACAATTAATGCATGTCGGGCGGAGGTGAGAACAAAAGCTTTTTCCCCGATGCAGAAGTTAAGACTACTTAAACTGAATAATGTACAACTTAGTGGAGGTTACAAGGACTTCCCTAGAAATTTGAAATGGTTATGTTGGCATAGATGCCCTTTAAGGTCTTTACCGAATGACTTTCCTTCAAGCAGCTTGGTTGCAATTGACATGCAGAATAGTAAATTGCAAATACTCGGGGAAGGAAACAAG GGTTTTGGATCACTAAAGTCTCTAAATCTGAGTCACTGCCATGGCATTGTTAGAACACCAGACTTCGCAAATTTTTTTGCTCTTGAGGAATTAATCCTTGAACATTGTGCAAATTTAATAGAAATCGATGAATCAATTGGAGTGGCTGAAGGACTTGCGTTGATAAATTTAAAGGACTGCAATCTTTTGAAGAAGCTTCCCGAAAGTCTGTGCATGCTAAAGTTACTAGAAACACTAAACATATCAGGTTGTTCAAGTCTTGGTATGCTTCCTGCGGACATGAGAAATATGGAATCCCTCATAGTTTTTCATGCTGATGGACTTGATTTCAGCAGTTCAAATTACAAAACGCAGAAAAATGAATCATGGAGGGAATATATCTGGGATTTGGTTTCAAAACAGAAAATTAGTTCCCAACTATCATTGAATTCAATACCGTGCAACTCCATTACGAGATTGAGTTTGGTAAATTGCAATCTACAAGATAGTTCATTTCCCAAGGAGTTCAGAGTCTCATCCTCACTTAAGTACTTAAACTTAAGTAACAACCCAATCCGCTTTCTACCAGATTGCTTTAAAGGTCTAAAAGAGGTTAAGAGTCTCCACTTATATAGTTGCAACCAGCTTCAAACACTTGAAGATTTGAAAAATTGA
- the LOC141677659 gene encoding disease resistance-like protein DSC1: MREWFHLGSKIIITTRNVHLLEAYEHCTRYAIKTMNSDDSLELFSWHAFRDSSPPECYIEHSKRIIKQCEGLPLALKVLGASLRGKNVDVWRSAIGKLEIIPHSKIQKILRVSYDSLQDDLDRNLFLEIACFFSGEAKSFVVRVLDECGYYTLIGIENLIDRCLLTIDKYENLRMHYLVQSMGREIIRQQSPRDPGQRSRLWYWKDSLEVLEDETGTRAIEGLAMEMSTINACRAEVRTKAFSPMQKLRILKLNNVQLSGGYKDFPRNLKWLCWHKYTLRSLPNDFPSSSLVAIDMQNSKLQILGEGNKGFGSLKSLNLSHCHDIVRTPDFANCFALEELILEHCANLVEIDESIGVAEGLALINLKDCSLLKKLPERLCMLKLLETLNISGCSSLGMFPAEMRKMESLKVFHADGLDFSNSNNKTQQNESWREFIRGLVSKPKISSQLSLNSLPCYSITRLSLRNCNLHDSSFPKDFRVAPSLEYLDLSYNPVRFLPDCFKGLKEVKRLTLYYCSQLQLLEDLPKIDELELKYCPLLEKVTMKRGLYLRNFVLPWRCKKLLEMDGIFKIVPIGEIDSDLINSCGIYDVEFMKTIKIRLYNLYTYSELKCPIQGVHEYGWSKTNLFSIFYPGKSVPTWFTSQESDMSSISFIISHSKLRYLNTCIVYKLNPGRNNYFHVIFHNMTKDKVIVYRPVCYGIPEGDEYMTWLSHWKFSSHKVGLGEEDVHSAKRQKIQQTCEEISQSVIPVEVQPRAYYGTTRVYFIGCGVTTIDSWLERYFEKRVPVETGEPLSPDCELD, from the exons ATGCGAGAGTGGTTTCACCTGGGAAGCAAAATTATCATAACCACTCGGAATGTGCATTTGCTGGAAGCTTATGAACATTGTACGAGATATGCtatcaaaacaatgaattctGATGATTCGTTGGAGTTGTTCAGCTGGCATGCATTCCGAGATAGTAGCCCCCCAGAATGTTACATAGAGCACTCAAAGAGGATTATAAAGCAATGTGAAGGTCTTCCTTTAGCTCTTAAGGTTCTAGGTGCATCTCTACGTGGCAAGAATGTAGATGTTTGGAGGAGTGCGATAGGGAAATTGGAAATCATTCCTCACTCCAAAATCCAGAAGATATTGCGAGTAAGTTACGACTCTTTGCAAGATGATCTCGACAGAAATTTATTTCTGGAGATTGCATGCTTCTTTAGTGGAGAGGCCAAGTCTTTTGTGGTCAGAGTACTGGATGAATGCGGTTATTACACATTGATTGGAATTGAAAATCTTATTGACAGATGTTTGTTGACTATTGATAAATATGAAAACCTGAGAATGCATTATTTAGTTCAGAGCATGGGTAGAGAAATTATACGTCAGCAATCACCTAGAGATCCAGGGCAAAGGAGTAGACTGTGGTATTGGAAAGACTCCCTTGAAGTGTTAGAAGATGAAACA GGCACCAGAGCAATTGAAGGTCTAGCAATGGAGATGAGCACAATTAATGCATGTCGGGCGGAGGTGAGAACAAAAGCTTTTTCCCCGATGCAGAAGTTAAGAATACTTAAACTGAATAATGTACAACTTAGTGGAGGTTACAAGGACTTCCCGAGAAATTTGAAATGGTTATGTTGGCATAAATACACTTTAAGGTCTTTACCGAATGACTTTCCTTCAAGCAGCTTGGTTGCAATTGACATGCAGAATAGTAAATTGCAAATACTCGGGGAAGGAAACAAG GGTTTTGGATCACTAAAGTCTCTAAATCTGAGTCACTGCCATGACATTGTTAGAACACCAGACTTCGCAAATTGTTTTGCTCTTGAGGAATTAATCCTTGAACATTGTGCAAATTTAGTAGAAATCGATGAATCAATTGGAGTGGCTGAAGGACTTGCGTTGATAAATTTAAAGGACTGCAGTCTTTTGAAGAAGCTTCCCGAAAGGCTGTGCATGCTGAAGTTACTAGAAACACTAAACATATCAGGTTGTTCAAGTCTTGGTATGTTTCCTGCGGAGATGAGAAAGATGGAATCCCTTAAAGTTTTTCATGCTGATGGACTTGATTTCAGTAATTCAAACAATAAAACGCAGCAAAATGAGTCATGGCGAGAATTCATCCGGGGTTTGGTTTCTAAGCCGAAAATTAGTTCCCAACTATCGTTGAATTCGTTACCGTGCTACTCCATTACGagattgagtttgagaaactgcAATCTACATGATAGTTCATTTCCCAAGGATTTCAGAGTCGCACCCTCACTTGAATACCTGGACTTGAGTTACAACCCAGTCCGATTTTTACCAGATTGCTTTAAAGGTCTAAAAGAGGTCAAGAGGCTCACCTTATATTATTGCAGCCAACTTCAGTTACTGGAAGATTTACCAAAAATTGATGAACTTGAGTTAAAGTATTGCCCATTATTGGAAAAAGTTACGATGAAGCGAGGCCTATATCTAAGAAATTTTGTGCTTCCATGGCGTTGTAAGAAATTACTTGAGATGGATGGCATATTCAAGATTGTCCCAATAG GAGAAATAGACTCAGATCTGATCAACAGTTGTGGAATTTATGATGTGGAATTCATGAAAACGATCAAGATAAGATTATACAATCTCTACACATATTCCGAATTAAAATGCCCAATCCAG GGAGTACATGAATATGGATGGtctaaaacaaatttattcagCATATTTTATCCTGGGAAGAGCGTTCCAACATGGTTTACTAGTCAAGAAAGTGACATGTCCTCGATATCCTTTATCATTTCACATTCTAAACTTAGATACTTAAATACTTGCATTGTGTACAAATTGAACCCGGGTAGGAATAATTATTTCCATGTGATATTCCACAATATGACCAAGGATAAAGTGATTGTGTATCGTCCGGTCTGTTATGGCATCCCTGAGGGCGATGAATATATGACATGGCTAAGTCACTGGAAATTCAGTAGTCACAAGGTGGGACTTGGAGAAGAAGATGTTCATTCAGCCAAACGACAAAAAATCCAACAAACATGTGAGGAGATATCTCAGTCTGTCATTCCCGTGGAAGTGCAGCCAAGGGCATATTATGGAACTACACGAGTATACTTTATTGGCTGTGGAGTAACCACTATAGATAGTTGGTTGGAGAGATATTTTGAAAAACGCGTTCCAGTGGAGACGGGTGAGCCCTTGAGTCCTGATTGTGAACTTGACTAA
- the LOC141677656 gene encoding disease resistance protein RUN1-like isoform X4 produces the protein MDKIKRWRIALTELANLGGMPLQNVANGYESKLIEKIVNVVKDKVTCYTLSVTQHPVGIGPSVQDISLWLRNGSNDVEVFALYGVGGLGKTTIAKYVYNMNFQLFEGGSFLENIREYTERPDGLVCLQRQLLSDISKGKEPTIKYLNDGILKIKSALLHRKLLIVLDDVDQVEQLDATFGMREWFHQGSKIIITTRNVHLLEAYEHCTRYAIKTMNSDDSLELFSWHAFRDSSPPECYIEHSKRIIKQCEGLPLALKVLGASLRGKNVDVWRSAIGKLEIIPHSKIQKILRVSYDSLQDDLDRNLFLEIACFFSGEAKSFVVRVLDECGYYTLIGIENLIDRCLLTIDKYENLRMHYLVQSMGREIIRQQSPRDPGQRSRLWYWKDSLEVLEDETGTRAIEGLAMEMSTINACRAEVRTKAFSPMQKLRILKLNNVQLSGGYKDFPRNLKWLCWHKYTLRSLPNDFPSSSLVAIDMQNSKLQILGEGNKSFGSLKSLNLSHCHDIVRTPDFANCFALEELILEHCANLVEIDESIGVAEGLALINLKDCSLLKKLPERLCMLKLLETLNISGCSSLGMFPAEMRKMESLKVFHADGLDFSNSNNKTQQNESWREFIRGLVSKPKISSQLSLNSLPCYSITRLSLRNCNLHDSSFPKDFRVAPSLEFLNLSNNPICFLPDCFKVLKEVKILVLSECNQLQTIEDLPIIEDLELLNCPLLEKITMRRGLSIRGYCHPWDCVKLLEMDGVFKIVPIGEIDSELINDCGIFNVESMKTIQIRLYNIYTHANIKCPIQGIYESQRSGNIFTMFYPGGSVPTWFTSQSYGPSLSFIVSRSNLRYINTCVVYKLKPGRGRYFYLIFHNITKDKMIAYHPSCYGIPEGDEYMTWLSHWKFGSHEMGPGDEVNVSIFNCNDNHSFEMKEIGICLVYEEKEQAGFHLAKRQKIQQTCEEISQFVIPVERQPARHHGTTQIYFTGCGVTTLDYWMEKYFGKYATVEKGESSGSESELD, from the exons ATGGACAAAATAAAGCGATGGAGGATTGCTCTTACTGAGCTCGCCAATTTGGGAGGCATGCCTTTGCAGAATGTGGCCAATGG GTACGAATCAAAACTCATCGAGAAAATAGTTAACGTGGTTAAGGATAAAGTGACATGTTACACTTTAAGCGTGACACAGCATCCTGTTGGAATTGGTCCGTCAGTGCAGGACATCAGTTTATGGTTAAGAAATGGTTCCAACGATGTGGAAGTGTTTGCACTCTATGGTGTCGGGGGACTTGGAAAGACAACCATTGCCAAATACGTCTACAACATGAACTTCCAGCTATTTGAAGGCGGCAGTTTTTTAGAAAATATAAGAGAATATACTGAACGTCCTGATGGCTTAGTGTGTCTACAGAGACAACTTCTTTCTGATATATCCAAGGGAAAGGAACCAACGATAAAATATCTTAATGATGGCATTCTTAAGATAAAAAGTGCCCTTCTTCATAGGAAACTTCTCATAGTCTTGGATGACGTCGATCAAGTTGAACAATTAGATGCGACTTTTGGGATGCGAGAGTGGTTTCACCAGGGAAGCAAAATTATCATAACCACTCGGAATGTGCATTTGCTGGAAGCTTATGAACATTGTACGAGATATGCtatcaaaacaatgaattctGATGATTCGTTGGAGTTGTTCAGCTGGCATGCATTCCGAGATAGTAGCCCCCCAGAATGTTACATAGAGCACTCAAAGAGGATTATAAAGCAATGTGAAGGTCTTCCTTTAGCTCTTAAGGTTCTAGGTGCATCTCTACGTGGCAAGAATGTAGATGTTTGGAGGAGTGCGATAGGGAAATTGGAAATCATTCCTCACTCCAAAATCCAGAAGATATTGCGAGTAAGTTACGACTCTTTGCAAGATGATCTCGACAGAAATTTATTTCTGGAGATTGCATGCTTCTTTAGTGGAGAGGCCAAGTCTTTTGTGGTCAGAGTACTGGATGAATGCGGTTATTACACATTGATTGGAATTGAAAATCTTATTGACAGATGTTTGTTGACTATTGATAAATATGAAAACCTGAGAATGCATTATTTAGTTCAGAGCATGGGTAGAGAAATTATACGTCAGCAATCACCTAGAGATCCAGGGCAAAGGAGTAGACTGTGGTATTGGAAAGACTCCCTTGAAGTGTTAGAAGATGAAACA GGCACCAGAGCAATTGAAGGTCTAGCAATGGAGATGAGCACAATTAATGCATGTCGGGCGGAGGTGAGAACAAAAGCTTTTTCCCCGATGCAGAAGTTAAGAATACTTAAACTGAATAATGTACAACTTAGTGGAGGTTACAAGGACTTCCCGAGAAATTTGAAATGGTTATGTTGGCATAAATACACTTTAAGGTCTTTACCGAATGACTTTCCTTCAAGCAGCTTGGTTGCAATTGACATGCAGAATAGTAAATTGCAAATACTCGGGGAAGGAAACAAG AGTTTTGGATCACTAAAGTCTCTAAATCTGAGTCACTGCCATGACATTGTTAGAACACCAGACTTCGCAAATTGTTTTGCTCTTGAGGAATTAATCCTTGAACATTGTGCAAATTTAGTAGAAATCGATGAATCAATTGGAGTGGCTGAAGGACTTGCGTTGATAAATTTAAAGGACTGCAGTCTTTTGAAGAAGCTTCCCGAAAGGCTGTGCATGCTGAAGTTACTAGAAACACTAAACATATCAGGTTGTTCAAGTCTTGGTATGTTTCCTGCGGAGATGAGAAAGATGGAATCCCTTAAAGTTTTTCATGCTGATGGACTTGATTTCAGTAATTCAAACAATAAAACGCAGCAAAATGAGTCATGGCGAGAATTCATCCGGGGTTTGGTTTCTAAGCCGAAAATTAGTTCCCAACTATCGTTGAATTCGTTACCGTGCTACTCCATTACGagattgagtttgagaaactgcAATCTACATGATAGTTCATTTCCCAAGGATTTCAGAGTCGCACCCTCACTTGAGTTCTTAAACTTAAGTAACAACCCAATCTGTTTTCTACCCGATTGCTTTAAAGTTCTCAAAGAGGTCAAGATTCTCGTGTTATCTGAGTGCAACCAacttcaaacaattgaagattTACCAATAATAGAAGACTTGGAGCTTTTAAACTGCCCATTGTTGGAAAAAATTACGATGAGGCGAGGCCTATCTATTAGAGGTTATTGTCATCCATGGGATTGTGTAAAATTACTTGAGATGGATGGCGTATTCAAGATTGTACCAATTGGAGAGATAGACTCAGAATTGATCAACGATTGTGGTATTTTTAATGTGGAATCCATGAAAACAATCCAGATTAGATTATACAATATTTACACGCACGCAAACATAAAATGCCCAATCCAG GGAATATATGAAAGTCAGCGTAGCGGTAATATATTCACCATGTTTTACCCCGGGGGCAGTGTTCCAACATGGTTCACTAGTCAAAGTTACGGGCCTTCATTATCCTTTATTGTATCACGTTCTAATCTTCGATACATAAATACCTGTGTTGTGTACAAGTTGAAGCCAGGTCGAGGAAGATATTTTTACCTCATATTCCATAACATTACCAAGGATAAAATGATTGCATATCATCCATCATGTTATGGCATCCCTGAGGGTGATGAATATATGACATGGCTAAGCCATTGGAAATTCGGTAGCCACGAGATGGGACCTGGAGATGAGGTCAATGTTTCAATATTTAACTGCAACGATAATCACAGTTTTGAAATGAAAGAGATCGGCATCTGTCTTGTGTACGAAGAGAAAGAACAGGCTGGTTTTCATTTAGCCAAACGACAAAAAATCCAACAAACATGTGAGGAAATATCTCAGTTTGTCATCCCTGTGGAAAGGCAACCAGCAAGACATCATGGAACGACACAAATATACTTCACTGGATGTGGAGTAACCACTTTAGATTATTGGATGGAGAAATATTTTGGAAAATACGCAACAGTGGAGAAGGGTGAGTCCTCCGGTTCTGAGAGTGAACTTGACTAA